The Eubacterium sp. MSJ-33 genomic sequence TGTACAACTTCTAATGTGTGCTCAATCAACAATTGGAAAATATATAATTCTTTTGTGAGTCCAACGTTGAAACATCCCTTTGGTTTATCGAATCCCAACCGGGTCCCTTGGCCGCCGGCAAGAAGAAGCAGACATAATTTACCGTCTCGGATTGCCTGCAATCCGGTTGCACGATACTTTTCTGACTCTGGAAGAATCTGATGCAGATGAAGTGCATCAATCTCTTCAATTTTGCACGTACTGGATGTTGCATCTTTATTGCTGAATGCCTGCTCAAATCCCCAGTCAATTGCGTCAATCTGTGATGTTAAAATCAGTTTTTCATCGTCATTTAAGTCGTTATAAAAGCGAAGGAGCTGTAACTGATCTTTCCCCGCAAGCAGATTCTTTCGTTCCTCAAAATTCATAAAATAAAACCTTCCATATATAATAGTTAAAATTATATTCAGTATAGCATAGGCAGATATTGTTTACAAGAATCTAAAAGAAACGAAATATGAAAACTTTTTGAATTTTTTATAAAAGAAAAAAAGAATATTGTAATTTCATGGAGAATCATGTATAGTAAGTAATAGTTTTGATTTTTGAAGTAAAATAAAATGGAAGGATAAAAAAATATGAGCAGAAAAAAGGCAGGGATGAGTGCAAATGCCAAATGGGGAATTGCATTTTTGATCGAGATTGTTGTTATGTTTTTTATGGTAGTTGGCTATATTTTCTTCTATGCAAATCGAAAATTAGACAACATCAACCGTCCGGAAAATTGGGATGATAGTAAAGAAAATCTGGATATAAATGAGGATGCGAATGAAGCCCAGAAAGGCTTCCGTACGATTGCATTATTTGGTATTGATTCCAGAAGCACTAGTTCAATGGCAGAAGGAAATCGAAGCGATTCTATTATCATTGCAAGTATCAACAATGATACAAAGGAAGTAAAGCTTGCTTCTGTATATCGTGATTCTCTGCTTCAAGTTGATTATGAAGGCGGAATTACAACGAAAATCACACATGCCTATGCATATGGCGGACCGGAGATGGCAGTACGAGCATTGAATGCAAATCTGGATCTGGAGGTAACAGATTTTGTAACGGTCAACTTCTCAGCATTGGCACAGGCAATTGATGATCTGGGAGGGATTACTATTGATGTACGGGATGCAGAGCTTGAGATGTTGAATGCATGTATCGGAGAACAAATTAGCATATCGGGCAAATATTCGGATGGTGTATTCTCTTCCGGGTCACAGCTGCTAAACGGTACTCAGGCAACTGCATGGGCACGTATTCGTAGCACGGATCAGGGAGATATCACCCGAACAGAGAGACAGAGAACTGTGATTGCAAAGATGATTCAGAAGGCAAAAAGCTCCAATCTGTCAACGGTTAATGATATCATTGACGATGTGTTCCCGAACATTTATACAAGTTTAACAAAGAAAGAACTGATGAGTCTGGCAAAGGACATGTTTGATTATAACCTCGGAGATACGATAGGATTCCCGATGGCGTATACGCCGGTTACAACAGAAGCAAAGGGAGCAGTGCTTGTTCCGGCAGATTTGACAACGAATGTATCTGCGCTGCATGAGTTCCTGTTTGGAACGACCGATTATGAGCCGTCATCGAATGTACAGAGTATTAGTTCTGCTTTGCAGAGTGAGACAGGCGTTGGGGCGCAGGAGATTGATATGAATATTTTCAATCCGCCATCAGAATAAAATTCCCATATTTAGAATATATTATATATAGAAGAAACGCATTTTTTACAGACTGCTGTAAAGAATGCGTTTTTTTTATGGTCCAAAAAGATATAAATAGTGCGTCAAAATCTGTCTTTGCTTGTTATTTTCCATAAAAATATAAAAAATGGTTTACAATACGAAGAAAGTGTTGTATTATAGGCACGTGAGTTACGAAAACAAAGTAAAAATTAAGAATTGCTTGATTTTCGTTAGCGAAAGAAAAGAACGAGAAAGGAAAGATAAGCATGACGCAGATAAGAAATGAGAGAGCACATATCGCAGAGCAAGGCATGTATGATAGTAGCTTTGAACATGATAACTGCGGTATTGGTGCGGTAGTAAACATTAAGGGAATTAAAACGCATAAAACTGTGAGCGATGCTCTTCGAATCGTGGAAAATCTGGAACATCGTGCAGGAAAGGATGCGGAAGGAAAGACTGGCGATGGCGTCGGTATTCTCTTGCAGATTTCGCATAAGTTTTTTAAGAAGGCAGCAAAGGAGCTTGGTGTAGAGATTGGAGAGGAACGTGATTATAGTATTGGTATGTTCTTCTTTCCACAGAATGAACTTCAGCGTAAACAGGCGATGAAGATGTTCGAGATTATCGTGGAGAAGGAAGGTTTGGAGTTCCTGTGTTGGAGAAAGGTTCCGACGAATCCGGGTATCCTCGGACATAAAGCTGTCGCTGTTATGCCATATATTATGCAGGCATTTGTAAAACGCCCAAAGAATGTGGAACGAGGACTTGATTTTGACCGAAAACTGTTCGTTGTAAGACGTGTATTTGAGCAGTCAAACGAAGACACATATGTGCCATCTCTTTCAAGTCGTACGATCGTATACAAAGGAATGTTTCTGGTAGGAGAACTTCGGTTATTCTATCAGGATCTGCAGGATGAGGATTATGAGTCAGCCATCGGTTTGGTGCATTCCAGATTCTCAACGAACACAACACCAAGCTGGCTGCGGGCACATCCATATCGTTTCTTAGTTCACAATGGTGAGATCAACACAATCCGTGGTAACGAAGACCGAATGATCGCCCGAGAAGAGACGATGGATTCCGAGTATTTCAAGGGAGAGTTTCATAAGATTACACCGGTGCTTGATCCGGATGGTTCTGATTCTGCAAGACTTGACAATGCGTTAGAGTTTTTTGTTATGAACGGTATGCCACTTCCGCTGGCAGTTATGATTCTGATTCCGGAGCCATGGGATTCCAATAAATATATGCCGAAGGCAAAACGTGATTTCTATCAGTATTATGCAACGATGATGGAGCCTTGGGATGGACCGGCATCTATGCTTTTTACGGATGGTGATTACATGGGCGCGGTTCTTGACCGTAACGGACTCCGTCCTTCCCGTTATTATATTACCGATGATGATTATCTGATTCTTTCATCTGAGGTCGGTGTCTTAGATATCGCACCGGAGCATGTTGTGATGAAGGATCGTTTACGTCCGGGTAAGATGCTTCTTGTTGATACGAAGGCAGGAAAGCTGATTTCCGATGACGAGCTGAAAAACCAGTATGCAAATGCACAGCCATATGGTGAATGGCTTGACAGTAACCTGACATATCTGACGGATATCCCAATCCCAAATGAGCGTGTGCCAGAGCTTTCCAACGAGGAGCGAAGCCGTCTGCAGAAAGCGTTTGGTTACACCTATGAGGAATTTAAGACAGCGATTCTTCCGATGGCGCAAAATGGAGCTGAGGCAATTGCTGCAATGGGCGATGATACACCATTGGCAGTGCTCTCTCATCAGAAATTGCCATTGTTTAATTATTTCCATCAGTTGTTTGCACAGGTAACGAACCCTCCAATCGATGCAATCCGTGAGGAAATCGTCACCTCAACGACCGTGTACCTTGGACGTGATGGTAATATTCTCGAAGAAAAGCCGGAGAACTGTCGAGTACTTCGCATCAACAATCCAATTCTGACGAATACGGATATGTTGAAGATCAAGAACCTGAATACAGAGAATTTGAAGGCCGCCGTTGTGCCGATTACTTATTATAAGAATACATCCTTAGAGAAGGCAATTGACCGAATCTTTGTTGAGGCAGATAAATTCTTCCGAGATGGTGCGAATATCCTGATCTTATCGGATCGTGGTGTCGATGAGAACCACGTAGCAATTCCGTCTCTGCTTGCTGTATCTGCAATGCAGCAGCATCTGGTCCGGACAAAGAAGCGTACTTCCGTTGCGTTGGTTATCGAGAGTGCAGAGCCTCGCGAGGTACACCATTTTGCAACATTGCTTGGCTATGGTGCTTGTGCAATCAACCCATATCTGGCAATCGATACGATCAAAGATATGGTTGATACGCATTTCCTGAACAAGGATTTCTATGCAGCAGTCAATGATTACAACAGTGCGGTCCTGCATGGTATCGTTAAGATTGCATCCAAGATGGGTATTTCTACGGTGCAGTCATATCAGGGATCACAGATTTTCGAGGCGGTCGGACTGTCCGAGGAGTTTGTAAAGAAATATTTCACAAACACGGTAAGTCGTGTCGGTGGTATCGGAATCAAAGATATCCAGCGACATGTGGAGGAGCTGCATAACTCCGCATTTGATCCACTTGGATTGTATACGAACCTAAGTCTGGAGAGTATCGGAAGTCACAAGATGCGGAGCGGAAAAGAAGAACATCTGTACAATCCGAATACGATTCATCTTTTACAGCAGGCAACATGGACGGACAACTATGATCTGTTCAAGGAGTATTCTGCAGCGATAGATGATGAAGAAAAAGCGTTCCATTTAAGAGGACTGATGGAGTTTAATTATCCGGAAAATGGTGGAATCCCGGTTGATCAGGTAGAACCGGTTGATTCTATTGTAAAAAGATTTAAGACAGGCGCAATGTCTTATGGATCTATCTCACAGGAAGCGCATGAGTGTATGGCAATCGCTATGAACCGCCTTGGTGGTAAGTCAAACTCCGGTGAAGGTGGCGAGAGCTTAGAGCGTATGCGTGGAAGCAAGGATGGTGTAAACCGCTGTTCGGCCATCAAGCAGGTTGCCTCCGGACGTTTCGGTGTTACTTCCGAATATCTGACAAGCGCGAAAGAGATTCAGATTAAGATGGCACAAGGCGCAAAACCTGGTGAGGGTGGACATCTGCCGGGTGGAAAGGTGTATCCTTGGATTGCCAAGACCAGACATTCAACACCGGGCGTAGGCCTGATCTCGCCACCGCCACATCATGATATCTATTCGATTGAGGATCTGGCGCAGTTGATCTATGATTGTAAAAATGCAAATACGGATGCGCGTATCTCAGTAAAGCTTGTATCGGAAGCAGGGGTCGGCACGATTGCGGCAGGTGTTGCAAAAGCAGGCGCACAGGTTATCCTGATCTCCGGTTATGATGGTGGTACGGGAGCTGCTCCTGCAAACTCCATCCATCATGCAGGACTTCCTTGGGAACTTGGTCTGGCCGAGACACATCAGACTTTGATCATGAATGATCTTCGTAACAAGGTAATTCTTGAGACCGATGGTAAGCTGATGACTGGTCGTGATATTGCAATCGCGGCAATCCTTGGCGCTGAGGAGTTCGGATTTGCAACAGCACCGCTTGTAACAATGGGCTGTGTCATGATGCGTGTATGTAATCTGGATACATGTCCGGTCGGCGTGGCTACACAGAACCCGGAGCTTCGTAAGCGGTTCAAGGGTAAGCCGGAATATGTCATGAATTTCATGCGGTTTGCAGCACAGGAGCTTCGTGAATATATGGCAAAGCTTGGCGTGCGTACGGTGGATGAGCTGGTAGGAAGAACAGACCTGATCAAGGCCGGCAAGCTGGCAGAGGAATACAATGTTGATTTGTCCCGTATCATAGACAATCCGTTTGCGAATGATGCACAGAATAAGATCAGTTATGCGAATAAGAATCCTTATAACTTCGAACTTGAGAAGACTGTCGATGAGACGGTTCTTATGAAGAAACTTGGAGTGGCACTCGAGAAGAAGCAGAAGAAGACCATTGAGATTGATGTATCGAATATCAATCGTTCACTCGGTACG encodes the following:
- a CDS encoding LCP family protein; the protein is MSRKKAGMSANAKWGIAFLIEIVVMFFMVVGYIFFYANRKLDNINRPENWDDSKENLDINEDANEAQKGFRTIALFGIDSRSTSSMAEGNRSDSIIIASINNDTKEVKLASVYRDSLLQVDYEGGITTKITHAYAYGGPEMAVRALNANLDLEVTDFVTVNFSALAQAIDDLGGITIDVRDAELEMLNACIGEQISISGKYSDGVFSSGSQLLNGTQATAWARIRSTDQGDITRTERQRTVIAKMIQKAKSSNLSTVNDIIDDVFPNIYTSLTKKELMSLAKDMFDYNLGDTIGFPMAYTPVTTEAKGAVLVPADLTTNVSALHEFLFGTTDYEPSSNVQSISSALQSETGVGAQEIDMNIFNPPSE
- the gltB gene encoding glutamate synthase large subunit: MTQIRNERAHIAEQGMYDSSFEHDNCGIGAVVNIKGIKTHKTVSDALRIVENLEHRAGKDAEGKTGDGVGILLQISHKFFKKAAKELGVEIGEERDYSIGMFFFPQNELQRKQAMKMFEIIVEKEGLEFLCWRKVPTNPGILGHKAVAVMPYIMQAFVKRPKNVERGLDFDRKLFVVRRVFEQSNEDTYVPSLSSRTIVYKGMFLVGELRLFYQDLQDEDYESAIGLVHSRFSTNTTPSWLRAHPYRFLVHNGEINTIRGNEDRMIAREETMDSEYFKGEFHKITPVLDPDGSDSARLDNALEFFVMNGMPLPLAVMILIPEPWDSNKYMPKAKRDFYQYYATMMEPWDGPASMLFTDGDYMGAVLDRNGLRPSRYYITDDDYLILSSEVGVLDIAPEHVVMKDRLRPGKMLLVDTKAGKLISDDELKNQYANAQPYGEWLDSNLTYLTDIPIPNERVPELSNEERSRLQKAFGYTYEEFKTAILPMAQNGAEAIAAMGDDTPLAVLSHQKLPLFNYFHQLFAQVTNPPIDAIREEIVTSTTVYLGRDGNILEEKPENCRVLRINNPILTNTDMLKIKNLNTENLKAAVVPITYYKNTSLEKAIDRIFVEADKFFRDGANILILSDRGVDENHVAIPSLLAVSAMQQHLVRTKKRTSVALVIESAEPREVHHFATLLGYGACAINPYLAIDTIKDMVDTHFLNKDFYAAVNDYNSAVLHGIVKIASKMGISTVQSYQGSQIFEAVGLSEEFVKKYFTNTVSRVGGIGIKDIQRHVEELHNSAFDPLGLYTNLSLESIGSHKMRSGKEEHLYNPNTIHLLQQATWTDNYDLFKEYSAAIDDEEKAFHLRGLMEFNYPENGGIPVDQVEPVDSIVKRFKTGAMSYGSISQEAHECMAIAMNRLGGKSNSGEGGESLERMRGSKDGVNRCSAIKQVASGRFGVTSEYLTSAKEIQIKMAQGAKPGEGGHLPGGKVYPWIAKTRHSTPGVGLISPPPHHDIYSIEDLAQLIYDCKNANTDARISVKLVSEAGVGTIAAGVAKAGAQVILISGYDGGTGAAPANSIHHAGLPWELGLAETHQTLIMNDLRNKVILETDGKLMTGRDIAIAAILGAEEFGFATAPLVTMGCVMMRVCNLDTCPVGVATQNPELRKRFKGKPEYVMNFMRFAAQELREYMAKLGVRTVDELVGRTDLIKAGKLAEEYNVDLSRIIDNPFANDAQNKISYANKNPYNFELEKTVDETVLMKKLGVALEKKQKKTIEIDVSNINRSLGTIFGSEITKKYGTTLDEDTFVVKCHGSGGQSFGAFIPKGLTLELVGDSNDYIGKGLSGGKIIVYPQDGIRYDASENIIVGNVALYGATSGKAFINGVAGERFAVRNSGATAVVEGVGEHGCEYMTGGRVVILGPTGKNFAAGMSGGIAYVLDMDSDLYMKLNKQMVEVESVVDKYDVMELKDMIVEHVQCTNSKRGKEVLEHFEEYLPKFKKIIPHDYKKMMSTIGQMEVKGLSSEQALIEAFYAIKNH